In Rariglobus hedericola, the following proteins share a genomic window:
- the recQ gene encoding DNA helicase RecQ: MPELLQTLHTTFGYPEFRPLQRAIIETSLAGRDVFALLPTGGGKSLCFQIPALHRPGLTIVVSPLIALMKDQVDQLQAAGVAATFLNSTLSSAEARSRLAGLHRNEWKLLYVAPERLMLDNWQENLKAWNVAAIAIDEAHCVSEWGHDFRPEYRQISKLRELLPDVPLMALTATATERVRVDIIKHLKLRDPSVFVASFNRPNLTYKVTPKEKPTDQIIAWVKKREDESGIVYCASRAATERVAEALAGKGYSARPYHAGLPTDERARNQELFLRDEVRIMCATIAFGMGINKPNVRWVIHYDLPKNIEGYYQETGRAGRDGLPGDCLLLFSAGDAAKQTHFIDEMTNEQEAQVARNQLRQIMRYAEGSGCRRGELLAYFGEKFPLDNCGACDNCSEPRDRYDGTLQAQKFLSCVYRINAASRFGVGINHVCEVLTGADTDKIRRWEHDRISTYGIGKDFPRPVWAGVGRELLRLGLLAQSEGEFPTLQLSADGMAFLKEKRTLTLTKPMETPKVRKVVRREGDIECDEILFSRLRDLRKKLADERKVPAYVIFGDATLRQMAREYPQSDDAMAGIFGMGQKKRAEFSEVFSSEISSYLQDNSRMTFNN; encoded by the coding sequence TTCACCGCCCCGGCCTGACCATCGTCGTGTCGCCGCTCATCGCGTTGATGAAGGATCAGGTGGACCAACTCCAAGCCGCCGGCGTCGCCGCCACGTTTCTCAATTCCACGTTGTCATCGGCCGAAGCCCGCTCGCGTCTCGCCGGTCTCCATCGCAACGAATGGAAGCTCCTCTACGTCGCCCCTGAGCGTCTCATGCTCGATAACTGGCAGGAAAACTTAAAAGCCTGGAACGTCGCCGCCATCGCCATCGACGAGGCTCACTGTGTCTCCGAATGGGGTCACGATTTCCGCCCCGAATACCGCCAGATTTCGAAGCTCCGCGAACTCCTGCCCGACGTTCCGTTGATGGCTCTCACGGCCACCGCCACCGAGCGCGTGCGCGTGGACATCATCAAACATCTCAAGCTCCGCGATCCGTCCGTTTTCGTCGCGTCCTTCAACCGCCCCAACCTCACCTACAAAGTCACGCCCAAGGAAAAACCCACCGACCAAATCATCGCCTGGGTTAAAAAACGCGAAGACGAATCCGGCATCGTTTACTGCGCTTCCCGCGCCGCCACCGAGCGCGTCGCCGAGGCCCTCGCCGGCAAGGGCTACAGCGCCCGCCCCTACCACGCCGGCCTCCCCACCGACGAACGTGCCCGCAACCAGGAGCTCTTCCTCCGCGACGAGGTCCGCATCATGTGCGCCACGATCGCGTTCGGCATGGGTATCAACAAGCCCAACGTCCGCTGGGTCATTCATTACGATCTCCCCAAAAACATCGAGGGCTACTACCAGGAAACCGGTCGTGCGGGACGCGATGGTCTGCCCGGCGATTGCCTGCTGCTTTTCTCCGCCGGCGATGCCGCGAAACAAACGCACTTCATCGATGAGATGACCAACGAGCAGGAGGCGCAGGTCGCCCGCAACCAGCTCCGCCAGATCATGCGTTACGCCGAGGGCTCCGGCTGCCGTCGAGGCGAATTGCTCGCCTACTTCGGCGAAAAATTCCCCCTCGATAACTGCGGCGCCTGCGACAATTGCTCCGAACCCCGCGACCGCTACGACGGCACGCTCCAGGCGCAAAAATTTCTCTCCTGTGTTTATCGCATCAATGCCGCCTCCCGCTTCGGCGTCGGCATCAACCACGTGTGCGAAGTCCTCACCGGCGCCGATACCGACAAAATCCGCCGCTGGGAACACGATCGTATTTCCACCTACGGCATCGGCAAAGATTTCCCCCGCCCCGTCTGGGCCGGTGTCGGCCGCGAACTCCTCCGCCTCGGTCTCCTCGCCCAAAGCGAAGGCGAATTCCCCACGCTCCAGCTCTCCGCCGACGGCATGGCGTTCCTCAAAGAAAAACGCACCCTCACGCTCACCAAGCCGATGGAGACGCCCAAAGTCCGCAAAGTCGTCCGCCGCGAGGGCGACATCGAGTGCGACGAAATCCTCTTCAGCCGCCTGCGCGACCTCCGCAAAAAACTCGCCGACGAACGCAAGGTTCCCGCCTACGTCATCTTTGGCGACGCCACGCTCCGCCAGATGGCCCGCGAGTATCCACAATCTGATGACGCCATGGCCGGCATCTTCGGCATGGGTCAGAAAAAACGCGCCGAATTCAGCGAAGTTTTCTCCAGCGAAATCTCCTCCTACCTCCAGGACAATTCGCGCATGACCTTTAACAACTGA